A genomic segment from Bradyrhizobium diazoefficiens USDA 110 encodes:
- a CDS encoding class D beta-lactamase, whose product MLTRRSTLGLLTAAATMPQRALAHVAPPRNEIRDSLAKRFTDLGTSGTFVGYKVEDYLIVASDKERSGEGKLPASTFKIPNSLIALETGVVADPDKDVFPWDGVKRPIEAWNKDHTLRSAIAVSAVPVYQEIARRIGQERMQKYVDLLDYGNRDIGGGIDQFWLTGALRIDPVEQVDFVDRLRRRALPISKRSQDLVADILPVTKVGDSVIRAKSGLLGAERGEPSLGWMVGWAEKGEAHTVFALNMDCTEPRLVGQRMPLTQACLAEIGAV is encoded by the coding sequence TTGCTTACCCGCCGTTCCACTCTCGGTCTTCTCACTGCTGCCGCCACCATGCCGCAGCGCGCGCTCGCCCATGTCGCGCCGCCGCGCAATGAGATCCGCGACAGCCTGGCAAAACGCTTCACCGATCTCGGCACATCAGGCACCTTCGTCGGCTACAAGGTCGAGGACTATCTGATCGTCGCCAGCGACAAGGAGCGCTCGGGCGAGGGGAAGCTGCCGGCCTCGACCTTCAAGATTCCGAACTCGCTGATAGCGCTGGAGACCGGCGTGGTTGCCGATCCTGACAAGGACGTGTTCCCCTGGGACGGCGTGAAGCGGCCGATCGAAGCGTGGAACAAGGATCACACGCTGCGCAGTGCCATCGCGGTCAGTGCGGTGCCGGTCTATCAGGAGATCGCGCGCCGCATCGGGCAGGAGCGCATGCAGAAATACGTCGACCTGCTCGACTACGGCAATCGCGACATTGGCGGCGGCATCGACCAGTTCTGGCTCACCGGAGCCTTGCGTATCGATCCGGTCGAGCAGGTCGATTTCGTCGACCGGCTGCGGCGCCGCGCGCTGCCGATTTCCAAACGCAGCCAGGATCTCGTCGCTGACATCCTGCCGGTGACCAAGGTCGGCGATAGCGTCATCCGCGCCAAGTCCGGCCTCTTGGGCGCCGAGCGCGGCGAGCCGTCGTTGGGCTGGATGGTCGGCTGGGCCGAGAAGGGCGAGGCGCACACCGTGTTTGCGCTCAACATGGATTGTACCGAGCCGCGCCTCGTCGGCCAGCGCATGCCGCTGACGCAAGCCTGCCTTGCCGAGATCGGCGCCGTCTGA
- a CDS encoding EscU/YscU/HrcU family type III secretion system export apparatus switch protein — protein sequence MSDPSKLAIALHYEKGSGAPVVVAKGKGTIGEKIVEIAKANDIPIEENEILAGALSKVELGEEIPPDLYKAVAEVLVFVLRLSGRGR from the coding sequence ATGAGTGATCCGTCCAAGCTCGCGATTGCGCTGCATTACGAGAAGGGCTCTGGCGCGCCTGTCGTCGTCGCCAAGGGCAAAGGCACGATCGGCGAAAAAATCGTCGAGATTGCCAAGGCCAACGACATCCCGATCGAGGAAAACGAGATTTTGGCCGGCGCGTTGTCCAAGGTCGAGCTCGGCGAGGAGATCCCGCCCGATCTCTACAAGGCCGTCGCCGAAGTGCTGGTGTTCGTGCTGCGGCTGTCGGGGCGGGGGCGCTGA
- a CDS encoding ATP12 family chaperone protein: protein MRELFDEAAGQSPRDPRESARQSARTPQRKRFYKEAGVAEAEGGFAITLDGRPIRTPSGRQVVIPSRALADAVAAEWAAQGETIDPVTMPLTRIANSVVEGVVDRVELVSDDLAKYFESDLLFYRAGHPEALVAREATHWDPVLFWAAETLGAHFILSEGIMHVKQPDEAVEAARAALPGDAWSVAALHVVTTLTGSALLALALAHGVRGADQVWAAAHVDEDWNADQWGVDEEAAARRAARARDFEAAVAVLDAVKVPAVKGP, encoded by the coding sequence TTGTTCGATGAAGCTGCGGGCCAGTCTCCGCGCGATCCGCGGGAATCGGCCCGCCAGTCCGCGCGCACGCCGCAGCGCAAGCGCTTCTACAAGGAGGCCGGCGTCGCCGAGGCCGAAGGCGGCTTCGCCATCACACTCGACGGCAGGCCGATCCGCACGCCGTCCGGCCGCCAGGTCGTGATCCCCTCGCGCGCGCTGGCCGACGCGGTCGCCGCCGAATGGGCGGCCCAGGGCGAGACGATCGATCCCGTGACCATGCCGCTGACGCGGATCGCCAACAGCGTGGTCGAGGGCGTGGTCGACCGCGTCGAGCTCGTCAGCGACGACCTTGCGAAATATTTCGAGTCCGACCTGCTGTTCTATCGCGCCGGCCATCCCGAGGCGCTCGTGGCCCGCGAGGCCACGCATTGGGATCCCGTGCTGTTCTGGGCCGCGGAGACGCTGGGCGCGCATTTCATCCTGTCCGAGGGCATCATGCATGTGAAGCAGCCGGACGAGGCGGTCGAGGCCGCCCGCGCGGCACTGCCCGGGGATGCCTGGTCGGTCGCGGCGCTTCATGTGGTGACGACCCTGACCGGCTCGGCCCTGCTGGCGCTGGCCCTGGCCCATGGCGTGCGCGGGGCCGACCAGGTCTGGGCCGCCGCCCATGTCGACGAGGACTGGAACGCCGACCAATGGGGCGTGGACGAGGAGGCCGCGGCACGCCGGGCCGCCCGCGCGCGGGATTTCGAGGCTGCCGTGGCGGTTCTAGACGCGGTGAAGGTGCCTGCGGTCAAAGGTCCTTAA